One Leptospiraceae bacterium genomic window, AGTTTTATAATTCAAAAAATATTCCTTCACATATTCCGATTTATACCCCAGAGCCAGATAAAAGTCCTTATGTCCAAAATTAGAATATGCATTCATGATATGCCAGAGAATAGGTTTTCCTCCAATCGGAACCATAGGTTTTGGAATCATATCAGTGTATTCCGCAAGTCGCGTACCGAATCCACCGGCGAGGAGTATTGTTTTCATAAATTCACCATCCACCCTGTATATTTTCTATCGGCATATTGTTGGCTTCTTTAGGATCATGTAATAAATTAGCTATGTTCAAAAGAATATTTTCTTCACCAATTCCACTAAAGGATAACCAGATTTTAGGAGGAACTGTAAGACGATAGTAATTATTACGTGACAATTCCACAGAACCAAACTCGCCCATTGTCTTTGAGTCTTCCCTATCATCATAAGCTATAAATTTGATTATTCCACTGATAACGACTAAATTAAGAGTCATCTCCAGATGTTTCTTCCAGCCCTTTATTTTCCCTTTTTCAACTGTAGAAAAATAAGCTTCACCGAATCCTGAAAAACCGGGATCCGTTTTCTTCATGGCATGTAATACATTCCCCATTTCACCGGGAATGATTTTTAACGGGGTTAGGAGTATTCCATCTATTTCATTAATTTCTTTCATTTAATTTTATTACTCACTTCTTTACTAGCGAGGGTTAGTGTTCATGAATAAAATGATTGATTTTTTATTTCGCCCAGAGTAACCCTTTCCTTCTGGCTATTTCTGTGTATTCCTCGATCTGAGCTTTGCTGTATTCATAGACGTCCGTACCTCTGCTATAAAAATTTTTATACCATTCAGAAGTCATACGAATCGTAGTTTCAAAGTCCAGGACTGCTTTCCATTTCAGATAAAAGAGTGCTTTATCACAGTTCAACTTTAGAAGTCCTGATTCGTAGGGACCATCATGGCTTTCGGATATATCTTCATATCTCACCTGATCCCAATGTTTTTGCATTTCTTTTACGAGTTCAAGAACTGTCTGGTTGTTTTCAGAAGGAGGTCCAAAATTAAAAGCCTCTCCATGAAACTTAGAATTTTCTTGCAAAGCCATTGCAAGATTGATGTATCCGCTCAAAGGTTCTAACACCAACTGCCAGGGTCTTGTTGCCATCGGATTTCGCAGCTGCACTACTTCATTTTTTGACCAGGCTTTTACGCAATCAGGAACAATCCTGTCTCCTGCCCAGTCTCCTCCACCAATCACATTCCCTGCCCTTCCAATTCCGATCTTAACTAAATTATCTTTTGATTGAAAATAGGATTTAATATAAGATTTGATTATAAGCTCTGCTGCACCTTTTGAAGCACTATATGGATCCGGTCCACCAAGAGCATCGGTCTCTTTATATCCCCAAACCCATTCTACATTATCATAACACTTATCACTGGTTATAAGAACTGCAATACATTCTTTTTTTAGCTCCCGTAATCCTTCAAGGATATTTGCTGTTCCCATAACATTTGTAGAATATGTAAGAAGAGGCTCTCTATAGGACAATCTAACCAGAGGTTGGGCTGCTAAATGAAATACAAAATCAGGTTGCTCACTTTTGAAAAAAACTCTGATCTTTTCAACATCTCGTATATCGAACCGA contains:
- a CDS encoding dTDP-4-dehydrorhamnose 3,5-epimerase family protein → MKEINEIDGILLTPLKIIPGEMGNVLHAMKKTDPGFSGFGEAYFSTVEKGKIKGWKKHLEMTLNLVVISGIIKFIAYDDREDSKTMGEFGSVELSRNNYYRLTVPPKIWLSFSGIGEENILLNIANLLHDPKEANNMPIENIQGGW
- the rfbG gene encoding CDP-glucose 4,6-dehydratase, producing the protein MKLEKVFKDKKIVITGHTGFKGSWLSIWLISLGAEVKGISWDIPSTPSHFKEAGLADKLEDHRFDIRDVEKIRVFFKSEQPDFVFHLAAQPLVRLSYREPLLTYSTNVMGTANILEGLRELKKECIAVLITSDKCYDNVEWVWGYKETDALGGPDPYSASKGAAELIIKSYIKSYFQSKDNLVKIGIGRAGNVIGGGDWAGDRIVPDCVKAWSKNEVVQLRNPMATRPWQLVLEPLSGYINLAMALQENSKFHGEAFNFGPPSENNQTVLELVKEMQKHWDQVRYEDISESHDGPYESGLLKLNCDKALFYLKWKAVLDFETTIRMTSEWYKNFYSRGTDVYEYSKAQIEEYTEIARRKGLLWAK